Proteins from a single region of Anaerolineae bacterium:
- a CDS encoding (Fe-S)-binding protein yields MMNATALLPCEVTWETFLETPEGRNALTCIQCGMCAGTCPYGAEMDYPPRRLLGMWRAGMIDRVVQSHSLLLCVTCYACATKCPRGIQLTQMLLPLVKEKTFEAMPELPAELQKALINTLRYGNPLGESPRKRADWVKGAGVPVRILPSDPKPVDVLWFVECYTSYHPRGIDNSQAVARIFHRLGVDFGILGPEEKCAGECARLFGEVGLFDTLEDHNLKALARYSFRRLVTSGAHAYDAFKYRYPYKGFAYPLDHTVTFLAEHLEQIKPLLRKKLNYVVTYHDSCCLGRHNGFYEQPRALLQAIPGVELVEMVHYRENSLCCGGGGGGMWLDTYYKSKGLERLSERRVKEAIATGADVLAISCPYEVSRFEDALKVLGYDQKMIVRDVAELLDESMGGMESL; encoded by the coding sequence ATGATGAACGCAACGGCCCTCCTTCCCTGTGAGGTGACCTGGGAGACTTTCCTAGAGACTCCTGAAGGGCGTAACGCGCTCACCTGCATTCAGTGCGGTATGTGCGCAGGGACATGTCCATACGGAGCCGAGATGGACTACCCGCCACGCCGGCTGCTCGGGATGTGGCGAGCCGGGATGATAGATCGCGTGGTGCAAAGCCACAGCCTACTGTTGTGCGTGACATGCTATGCCTGTGCCACCAAATGCCCGCGCGGTATCCAACTGACGCAAATGCTTCTGCCACTAGTGAAGGAGAAGACCTTCGAAGCGATGCCAGAGCTGCCAGCCGAGCTGCAGAAGGCGCTGATCAACACGCTGCGCTACGGCAATCCGCTGGGTGAATCACCACGCAAACGGGCCGACTGGGTAAAGGGCGCCGGCGTGCCGGTGCGCATCTTGCCGTCCGACCCCAAGCCGGTAGATGTGCTGTGGTTTGTCGAATGCTACACTTCCTATCACCCGCGCGGCATAGACAACAGCCAGGCCGTAGCGCGCATCTTTCATCGGCTGGGAGTGGACTTCGGCATCTTGGGACCAGAGGAGAAGTGTGCCGGCGAATGCGCCCGCCTCTTCGGCGAGGTCGGGCTGTTTGACACGCTGGAAGATCACAATCTAAAGGCCCTAGCTCGCTATTCGTTCCGACGGCTAGTCACCTCCGGCGCTCATGCTTACGATGCCTTCAAATATCGCTATCCCTATAAGGGATTCGCCTATCCACTAGATCACACGGTGACCTTTCTGGCTGAGCACCTGGAACAGATCAAACCGTTGCTACGCAAAAAGCTGAACTATGTGGTGACTTATCACGATTCGTGCTGCCTGGGTCGGCACAATGGCTTCTATGAGCAACCGCGGGCCTTGTTGCAGGCCATCCCTGGCGTCGAGCTAGTGGAGATGGTTCACTATCGGGAGAACAGCCTTTGCTGTGGCGGCGGCGGCGGCGGCATGTGGTTGGACACCTACTACAAGTCGAAAGGATTGGAGCGGCTGTCCGAACGGCGGGTCAAAGAGGCCATCGCCACCGGGGCCGACGTGTTGGCCATCTCTTGTCCATACGAGGTCTCTCGCTTTGAGGACGCCCTGAAGGTCCTGGGGTATGACCAGAAGATGATCGTCCGGGATGTGGCGGAGCTTCTCGATGAGTCTATGGGAGGCATGGAGTCGCTATGA
- a CDS encoding electron transfer flavoprotein subunit beta/FixA family protein codes for MNTLVLLRMVPDLVEELEVDASSKALDRQWLRLVLNEVDDHALEEALLLKERHGGSVTVLALDAPEVDDALYAAAAKGADRVVKITHSLDGVGTWTLAQLLAQVVSAFSYDLILTGVQAVDDLDGVLAPMLAARLCLPYLGPVTAVRADPAARTATVERELAGGIKGEYRLPLPCVLGIQAAEKPLRYVTVSRVRQMMKTTHIEKMPAPKVATDSPVTVRRLYKPEVAGRAEMLEGTPQEVAQKLVAILAERGVL; via the coding sequence ATGAACACGCTCGTGCTTTTGCGGATGGTCCCCGATTTGGTGGAAGAGCTAGAGGTGGATGCTAGCAGTAAGGCGCTTGACCGGCAATGGCTGCGCCTTGTCCTCAACGAGGTGGACGACCACGCGCTGGAGGAGGCGCTTCTACTTAAGGAAAGGCACGGCGGCAGTGTGACGGTTCTAGCCCTCGACGCGCCAGAGGTGGATGACGCCCTTTATGCCGCCGCGGCCAAGGGAGCAGATCGGGTGGTAAAGATCACACACTCATTGGATGGCGTGGGCACCTGGACACTAGCACAGCTCCTAGCCCAGGTGGTCTCTGCCTTTTCGTATGATCTCATCCTGACCGGCGTGCAAGCGGTGGACGACCTGGACGGCGTGTTGGCTCCCATGTTGGCCGCGCGGCTGTGTTTGCCCTATCTGGGGCCTGTGACGGCCGTTCGGGCTGATCCGGCCGCGAGGACGGCTACGGTCGAGCGAGAGCTGGCCGGCGGGATCAAGGGAGAATACCGCCTGCCGCTGCCGTGCGTGCTGGGCATCCAGGCGGCCGAGAAGCCGCTGCGCTACGTGACAGTCTCGCGTGTGCGCCAGATGATGAAGACAACCCATATCGAGAAGATGCCAGCCCCTAAAGTGGCAACGGATTCACCGGTGACCGTACGTCGGCTATACAAGCCCGAAGTTGCGGGTAGGGCGGAGATGCTCGAGGGCACGCCGCAGGAGGTGGCCCAGAAGCTGGTGGCTATCCTGGCTGAAAGGGGGGTGCTATGA
- a CDS encoding electron transfer flavoprotein subunit alpha/FixB family protein translates to MTAQEVWVLVEHRQQRVADITFELLGLGREVAQALQAPLKAVLLGHQARDLASALGAADAVLYMDHPALTEVTPEAYARALKPLLQERRPRLMVIGLTNFTLGLGPYLACELQWPFVNFCKGMHVEDGSVVITCLLYGGKMEAEVELPAEPGLIGVMPGASPADKGRDERFPLVEEVLSPPGLEQQAVQFLRYIQPEAADVDITTQEVLVSVGRGIQNQENIALAEELAQALGGAVCASRPVIDQGWLPLSRQVGKSGMTVKPKLYLALGISGAPEHVEGMKNAGLIIAINTDLRAPIFNVAHYGIVADVLEVLPALIEAIRGKKGG, encoded by the coding sequence ATGACGGCGCAAGAGGTTTGGGTTCTGGTCGAACACCGACAACAGAGGGTGGCCGACATCACTTTTGAGTTGTTAGGCCTAGGGCGGGAAGTGGCTCAAGCGCTGCAAGCCCCCTTGAAGGCTGTGCTCCTCGGACATCAAGCACGCGACCTGGCCTCGGCCTTGGGAGCTGCTGATGCTGTATTATACATGGACCACCCGGCGTTGACAGAGGTCACGCCGGAGGCATATGCCCGGGCGCTAAAGCCTCTGCTTCAGGAGCGGAGGCCGCGGTTGATGGTAATAGGGCTGACTAACTTCACGTTGGGACTCGGACCGTATCTGGCGTGTGAGCTTCAGTGGCCGTTCGTCAACTTTTGCAAAGGGATGCATGTTGAAGACGGAAGCGTGGTGATCACCTGTTTGCTCTATGGCGGCAAGATGGAGGCAGAGGTGGAGCTCCCTGCCGAACCTGGCCTGATCGGGGTGATGCCCGGTGCTTCGCCCGCAGACAAGGGCAGAGACGAGCGTTTCCCTCTGGTGGAGGAGGTGCTATCCCCGCCAGGATTGGAGCAACAGGCCGTGCAATTCCTGCGCTACATTCAGCCGGAGGCCGCCGACGTTGACATCACCACGCAAGAGGTGCTGGTGTCAGTGGGGCGAGGGATACAAAATCAGGAGAACATCGCATTGGCTGAGGAACTGGCACAAGCTCTAGGAGGAGCAGTGTGCGCTTCGCGCCCGGTGATCGATCAGGGATGGCTGCCGCTCTCCCGGCAGGTGGGCAAGTCGGGCATGACCGTCAAGCCAAAACTCTATTTGGCGTTGGGCATCAGCGGGGCGCCAGAACACGTCGAAGGCATGAAAAACGCCGGGCTTATCATCGCCATCAACACAGATCTGCGAGCACCTATATTCAACGTCGCACACTATGGCATCGTTGCCGACGTCTTGGAGGTGCTTCCGGCCTTAATAGAGGCTATCCGGGGCAAGAAAGGAGGATAA